The genomic interval CTCGTTCCTCTCGTTGCCCTCCAGCATGGGCAGTTGCCGGGCGCCGGGATATTCCGGGTCGATCTGCGCCAGATTGGCGATGATCCTGTCCAGCGGTTTGCTCAGCAGCCGTTGATAGATCAGGTAGAGCAGCATCGCCAGCAAGACGGCGTGCAGCAGGCCGGAGAGGAGAATGAGCTGCGCGCGGATCAGGAAGTCATGGCCGTAGGTGGCGGTGTCCAGGCTGATGTGCAGGTCGCCATGGCGTGCGTTGTCCGGGGGAAGGTCGAACAGCGGAGTGCCGAACTGCTGCTCGCGTCCGAGCAGTGCATCGGTCAGGACCCGGGAGGGGGAGGCCTGCAACTCGCGGGAGCGCTCGGCGAGGGGGATGCCGGAGGCCGGGGCGATGCTGGCCGAAGTGATGGCTTCATGCTGCAGCAGGCCCTCGATGACCTGCTGGCCCGTGTCCCGGTCCAGGCTGTGGAGCGCCTGGGACGAGGGGGCACGGAACATGGCGAGGATCCGTTGGGCCTCGAGATCGATCTGCTGGTGAGTCTTCTGCAGTTCGAAGGCGATCTGGACACAACTGAACAGCAGTCCGAGCAGAAGGGCACAGAGTAGTACCACACGTAGCAGTTTGAGGGACAGGCTGTTGCGCGGAGCCGGCTTCACATGGGTGTCCTGGTGGAATACCGCCTCGGTCAAGTATTGGCGCGCCTGGAGAAGACGTCAAAAACTGGTTATTTTGCAGTGCGGGATGGCTTTTTCGCCGCCAGAAACGAGAAAACCCGACCGGAGTCGGGTTTTCTGCGGCAAGCAGGGGATCAGGCGGCGTAGTTGGCGGCCACGAAGTCCCAGTTCACCAGGTTCCAGAACGCTTCGACGTACTTCGGACGCAGGTTGCGGTAGTCGATGTAGTAGGCGTGTTCCCAGACGTCGCAGGTCAGCAGCGGAGTGTCGCCGGAGGTCAGCGGGTTGCCAGCGCCGATGGTGCTGGCCAGGGCCAGGGAGCCGTCGGCCTTCTTCACCAGCCAGGCCCAGCCGGAGCCGAAGGTGCCGATGGCGACCTTGGTGAACTCTTCCTTGAACTTGTCGAAGGAGCCGAAGGCGGCGTTGATGGCGTCGGCCAGGGCACCGGTCGGCTGACCGCCACCCTGGGGCTTCATGCAGTTCCAGTAGAAGGTGTGGTTCCACACCTGGGCTGCGTTGTTGAAGATGCCGCCGGAGGAAGTCTTGACGATCTCTTCCAGGCTCTTGCCTTCGAACTCGGTACCCGGAATCAGGTTGTTCAGGTTCACCACGTAGGCGTTGTGATGCTTGCCGTGATGGTATTCCAGAGTCTCGGCGGAAATGTGCGGCTCGAGGGCGTTTTTCTCGTAGGGCAGCGGCGGCAGTTCAAAAGCCATGATCAACTCTCCATCTTCATCAGATCGTGGGGCGCGCGACATGGGCGCGACCGGTTCGGGTGCTGCTTGGAGCGGGGCGCAAGGCGCCGCAGGTCACGGATCATAGCACCGGGGTTGCGACATATCCACGCAGCATGCGTGTGGGAAAGCCCATGCTAGAGCCTCGTTGTCGAAGGGGATGAGAGCCCGGCCACAGGCCCGAATCGCTATACTGCAGATCCTGTTGGCAGCGCCTTTGCGAAGATTCCCATGCGCAACGATTCCTTCGATGAAGTGGAGCATATTCCCAGCCTGCGAACGGAAATTCGCGATCCGGCCCTGCGCCATGCCGTGATCGAGGAGAAGCGGCCGGCGCGGCGGGCCGGCAATGGTTTCCTGTGGACGCTGATCGGCGCGCTGAGCCTCTCCCTGGCCGGACTCGGCTGGTGGAGCCAGCAGCGCCTCGCGCTGATGGAGCAGCAACTGGTGGCGACCCAGGAGAGTTTCGCGCGGATCAGCGAGGATGCAGCACTGCGCATCCAGAACATCAGCGGCAAGGTAGTGGCCGCCGAATCCAGCGTGACCTCCGGCAGCGAAGCCCTCAAATTGCAGATCCGCCAGCTGGAGAGCCGCCTGGCCGAGCAGGACAGGCGCCAGCAGGCGCTGCAGGCCCGTCAGGAGGAGCAGGATCTGCGCCTCGGGCAACTGGCCGGTGACCTGCAGAAGCAGCAGGAGGTGGCCATGGAGCTGGTGGCCCGGCTGGACGGCAGGCTGCGCCAGACCGACGAGCGGCTGCAGGTACTCGCCGGCGAACAGGCGACGCTGAAGAGCCTGCAGGTCGAGCAGGAGCAGCGGTTGACCGAGCGACTGAGCGGTCTCGACGGGACGGTGGCGGCGCTGAAGGAGCAGCAGGCCGGGCAGGAGCAGCAACTGGCTACACGCTTGAATGGCTTGGACGGGCAAATGACGGTGCTGAAGAAGCGCGCCGACCCGGCCCCGGCCATCAGCCGTCTCGAGCAGGAGCTCTTGGTACTGCGCAGCGAGCTGGACAACCGGCCGACCCCACGCAGCGGCGTGGCCGACACTGCCGAGTTCGATGCCTTCCGCGCGCAGACCACGCGCAGCTTCACCACCCTGCAGAGCCAGATGCGCAGCCTGCAGCAGCAGTTGAACAGGCGCTGAGACGGAGCCGGCCCCGGCACGGCCGGCGCGGGGGGCCGGATCCGATGGCGGACTACAGGGTCGGGTAGTCCAGGTAGCCCTGCGGGCCCGAGCTGTAGAAGGTTTCCGGATGCGGCTCGTTGAGCGGTGCATCGGCTGCCAGGCGCGCCGGCAGGTCGGGGTTGGCGATGAAGGGGACGCCGAAGGCCACGGCATCGGCCTTGCCTTCGGCCAGCCAGCGGTTGGCCTGTTCCCTGGTGAAGCGCTCGTTGGCGATCACCACACCGCCGAAGGCCTGCTTGAGCTGTGGCGTCAGGCTGTCGGCGTCTTCCTTCTCGCGGGTGCAGATGAAGGCGATGCCGCGCTTGCCCAGCTCGCGGGCCACGTAGCCGAAGGTTTCGGCACGGTTGGCGTCGCCCATGTCGTGCAGGTCGGCGCGCGGCGCCAGATGCACGCCGACCCGGCCAACTCCCCATACCGAGATCGCCGCGTCGGTCACCTCCAGCAGCAGGCGGGCGCGGTTCTCCAGACTACCGCCATAGCGGTCGCTGCGCCGGTTGGTGCTGTCCTGGAGGAACTGGTCAAGCAGGTAGCCGTTGGCCGCGTGGATCTCCACGCCGTCGAAGCCGGCTGCCCTGGCGTTCTCGGCGCCCTTGCGGTAGGCCTCGACGATGCCGGGGATCTCGTCGGTTTCCAGGGCGCGCGGGGTTTCGAAGCCCTTCATCGGGCGGACCAGACTGACATGACCCTTGGGCTGGATGGCGCTCGGCGCCACCGGCAGTTCGCCGTTCAGGTAGAGCGGATCGGAGATCCGGCCCACGTGCCAGAGCTGCAGGACAATGCGCCCGCCGGCAGCGTGCACCGCCTGGGTGACGTTCCTCCAGCCGGCGATCTGCTCTTGCGACCAGATGCCGGGCGTGTCGGGATAGCCGACACCCATCGGACAGACCGAGGTGGCTTCACTGATGATCAGGCCGGCGCTGGCGCGCTGCACGTAGTACTCGGCCATCAGCGCGCCGGGCACGCGGCCGGGTTCGGCGCGGCAGCGGGTCAGCGGGGCCATGACGATGCGGTTGGGCAGTTGCAGGTCGCCGATCTTGATGGGATCGAAGAGTGTGCTCATGGATGGTTCTCTCTGTGGGTCGATCGGAGGGGCAGGGCTGTCAGCCAGGGGCTGTACTGCCGGCGAAAAGGGGCCGCCGCGCCTTACAGCGCGTCGTGCAGCTGCTCGAGGAAGGCCTGGATGGCCGCCTCGTTGCGCCTGAAGAAGCACCACGGGCCGACCTTGCGCACGCTGACCAGGCCGGCGCGCTGCAGGGTTGCCAGGTGGGCCGAAACGGTGGACTGCGACAGCCCGGTGCGCTGGTCGATCTGGCCGGCGCAGACGCCGAACTCCAGAGAGTGTTCCTGATGGGGGAAGTAGCGTTCGGGCTCCTTCAGCCAGTGCAGGATCTGCCGGCGCACGGGGTGGGCAAGGGCCTTGTAGACCTCGTCGAAAGCATCGGACATGGGGCGAGCCTGCCTGGCTGAATCGTGTTGGTTCGAACCCTATATCGGTGTATCGCGATATATCAATACTGGCGTCCGGCTGTCTTTGTAGCAATCGGCGATCGGAATTAGAGTGTCGCCATGAACTATCTTGCCCATCTCCATCTGGGCGGCCCGCAGCCGGCCGACCTGCTCGGCAGTCTCTACGGCGATTTCGTCAAGGGTCCCCTGCAGGGGCGCTGGCCGGCGGATATCGAGGCCGCCATCCGCCTGCACCGGCGCATCGATGCCTTCACCGACAGCCATCCCATCGTGTGCCAGGCCCGGATGCGCTTTCCCGAGGCGCGGCGTCGCTATGCCGGCATTCTCCTGGACCTGTTCTTCGACCATTGCCTGGCCCGGTGCTGGGCGGATTATGCGCAAGAGCCGCTCCCGGTATTCACTGCGCGGGTCTACGCGCTGCTCGCCGGCGAGGCGCAACTGCCCGGCCGGCTGGCCGAGCTGGTGCCGCGCATGGCGCAGCAGGACTGGCTGGGCAGCTATCGCGACTTCACCGTGCTGGAGCGGGTGCTGCTGGGGATGCAGCGGCGCCTGTCCCGCCCCGAGGGGCTGGATGGCGCCCTGGACGAGCTGGAACGGCTCTACGAGCCGTTGAGCGATAATTTCCATGCCTTTTATCCGCAACTACAGGATTTTGCCCGCAGGCACAGGGGCGAGCCCTGAGCCTTCAGGCGGCAACCGGCAGGGCCGCGGTGCTGCCGAACAGGCATTGGGCAATCGCCGTGTGCGCCTGGCGGCTCAGTTCGGTGCGGCTGAGGCCCTGGCTGTCCAGCGGCGGCAGCAGGTGGATCTCCACCTCGCTGCGTTCGCTGCGCAGCAGGCGCAGCAAATGCGAAACCAGATCGTCGTCGCCGATGAAGGGCGCGACCGGATCGATTGCGCCGTCGCGCAGATAGCGGATCGCCACTGGCTGCACCGGTACCTGCGCTTCCAGCGCGCTGGCCAGCAGGCGGCTGTGGAAGGTGCGCAGGCCGTGTCCATCGGTGGTGGTGCCCTCGGGGAAGATCAGCAGGTCGTGGCCGTGCTGCAGGTGGCGTAGCAACTGGCTCCTGACCAGGCCGCTGTCGCCCGCGCCGCGGCGGATGAACAGCGTGCCGGCCTTGTGCGTCAGCCAGCCGGCCAGCGGCCAGCTGCGCACCTCGGCCTTGGATAGAAACGACAGCGGGACGAGCCCGCCGAGCAGGGGGATGTCGGTCCAGGAGACATGATTGCCGACCCACAGCATGGGGCGGTCCGGCACCTTGCCGTGCAGGCTCAGGCGAAAGGGCAGGGCGGCGGCCAGTTGGGCGAGAAAGCGACGGGTCAAACGTTGGCGCAGGGCCATCATGTCGTCGCGCCGGAGGCGCTCCAGCAGGGTAACCCAGCCGGCCATGGCCAGGCCGAAAAGGAGCACCGCCAATAGGCGGAAAAGGCGTATATGGAAGCGGAATTTCTTCATGGGCTCTCGCAGGGCAAGACCACGACGGGAAGGACGCCGGCAAGGGCGTCCTGCCCGCCAGGGAAATCAGACGGCAGCCTTGAAATGGCGGGCGTAGCGCGGGCACAGCTCGTCGCGCTTGAGCAGGATGAACACGTCGGCCACCTGGAAGTCCGGGTCCCAGCAAGGCTCGCCGCAGACCTTGGCGCCCAGGCGCATGTAGGCCTTGAGCAACGGCGGCAGTTCGGCGGTGACGTTGCCGGGCAGCTCCAGGTGCGGCAACGGGGTCCTGGGCTCGGCGCGCAGCTGCTCGGTGCACAGGTGGCGTTCGCGCAGGCGCTGCATGACTGCCTGGGCCTGGATGCCGCCGTCCTTCATGGGGATGCTGGCGCAGCCCATCAGATAGCGGTAGCCGCCCTCGTTGAGCACCTCGGCCAGTTCGCTCCAGAGCACGGCGATGGTGGCGCCACTGCGATAGCCGGGAGCGACGCAGGTGCGGCCGATTTCCAGCAGCGGTCCCTGCAGGCGGGCCAGGCCGTGCAGGCGGAACTCCTCTTCGCTGTAGAAGCGTCCGAGGTCGGCGGCAGCCTGGTGGTCGAGCAGCCGGGTGGTGGCGACCAGCTCGCCGCTGCCAAGATCGCGCACGCCGATGTGGCTGCAGTGCGGGTCGTAGTCGTCCATGTCCAGCCCCAGTTCGGCTCCTTTGAGCTTGGCGCCGAATTCCGTGCTGAACACGCGAAAGCGCAGGGCCTGGGCCTCGCGCAGCGCGTGCGTGCCGAGCAGGCGCTCGGCGCGCAGATGACGTTCTGGGGTCTTGCGTTCGGAGGTAATGGCACCGTGGGTCATAGGGGGGTCTCCGTGAGCCGCCTGATGCGCCTTCGGCAGGACTGGCGCAAGGCGCGCGTCCCTGCCCGGCTGCTGTCGTTGTAGGGTCGGATCGACTTGGTCGGGTACGCTCAAGCTAGGCGGGGGCGGTGTCACGTCCGTGACGTTTGGGTGATCCTTGCGTGACAGGCCGCTCAGTGGGGAAATGGCGGCGGGAGAGCGGTTGATTTGCGTCACTAAGCCGGCGAGTGTTGCGGAGTATTTTGGCGGGCCTCTGCATCCGGCGAGGTTTTCATGCGACGCGAACCCCATGTGCTGTTCGACAACGGCACTCATCAATGCCTGCTTTTCGATGATCTGGTCAGGGGCGAGGGCGTACAGACCAACCAGTTCCTGATCACCGACCACGGCCAGTACCTGCTGCTCGATCCGGGCGGCGATCTGACCTACACACCGCTGTCGCTGGAGCTGTCGAAGCGCATCTCGCTGCAGGAGCTGACCTACATCTTCGCCTCGCACCAGGACCCGGACATCATCTCCTCGCTGGGCAAGTGGCTTTTGCACACCAAGGCCAAGGTGCTCTGCTCGAAGCTGTGGGCGCGCTTCCTGCCGCACCTGACCGCCAACTATCTGGCCATGAGCCATGGCATCTCCACCTACGACCGGATCATCGCCCTGCCGGACCGTGGCGACTCGATTGCTCTTGGTCGCTGCCAGCTGAAGGCGGTGCCGGCGCACTTCCTGCACTCGGTGGGCAACTTCCAGCTGTACGACCCGGTGAGCCGGATCCTCTTCTCCGGCGACATGGGCGCCTCGCTGGTGGACGACGCCATGCCGGTGCGCGATTTCGCCAGTCATATCCCGCACATGGATGCCTTTCATCGCCGTTACATGGCCAGCAACAAGGTCTGCCGACTGTGGGCGGGCATGGTGCGCAACATGAAGGTGGATATGATCGTGCCGCAGCACGGCCGCCCCTTCGTCGGCAAGGAAATGATCGACGCCTTCCTCAACTGGATCGAGCATCTGGAGTGCGGCATCGATCTTCTCGGGCCGGACGACTACCAACTGCCGAAATAGGCCGTTCACCCCCGGCCGGGCCGTGTCCATTTCGTCATCCGGCCCGTGCTAGGCTTCGCGCTCTGCCCGTCGCGAGGTCGATGCATGTCCGCCATTGGGTTTTCCGTCCGCTTCCTGGTCGCTGGCCTGGCGGCCGCCGTGCTCGCTGCCGGCCGGGCCGTCGCCGAGGACTGGCCGGGTGCCGACTGGGCCCGTCAGCCCGTCGCCCGGGGGCCGGCGCTCGAGGCCTTCGAGGCCTATGCCTTTCCGCCGCGGGACGAGGTCGAGCGCCGCGGCGTGCGCAGCGACGCGGTGGTGGTGATTCGTGACGGTGTGCTGGTCTACGAGCACTATGCCGCTCCGACCACCGCGAACACGCCGCATCTGGTCTGGTCGGTGAGCAAGAGCCTGCTCGCCTGTCTGCTCGGCGTGGCCTACGGCGAGGGCCGCTTCCGGCTCGACGATCCGGCGCTGCAGTACTATCCGCCGCTCGCCGGCCATCCCGACCTGCGCATGCGCCACCTGCTCAACTGGACCTCCGGCCTGGCCTGGGAGGAGGACTACGAGTACTCGCCGCTGAAGTCCTCGGTTATCGCCATGCTCTACACCCGTGGCCATAACGATATGGCCCGTTTCGTCGCTCGGCATCAGGCAGATGCCGGGCCCGGCACGCGCTTCAGCTATTCGAGCGGCGACAGCGTGCTGCTCGCGGCGGCGCTGAAGGGCATGCTCCCGGCCGAGCGCCATGCGGACTACCCCTGGCGGGCACTGTTCGAGCCGCTCGGCATCACCTCGGCGGTCTGGGAACGGGACGCGACCGGCACCTTCATCGGTGCCTCCTACGCCTACCTGAGTGCCCGCGACCTGGCCCGGGTCGGCCTGCTGATGCTGCGCGACGGCCGCTGGGGCGAGCGCCGGCTGCTGCCGGCGGATTGGGTCGCCTTCAACCGCGCGCCGGTGCCCGGCTACCAGCCGCGTGGGGAAGGATTGGTGCCGGGCGGGCACTGGTGGCTGAACCTGCCGCTGGCGAGAGCGTCGCGGCCCTGGCCGAACGCGCCGGCGGACACCTTCGCCGCGCTGGGCCACTGGGGCCAGGCGCTCTACGTGCTGCCGGCGGAGAAGCTGGTGATCGTCCGCTTCGCCGACGATCGCGATTCGAGCTATCGACACAACGATTTCCTGCGTTTGGTCCGCGCGGCCTTCGCCGTCGGGGAGGCTCCCTGATGCGCCGCCGTCTCGTCCTGCTGCTGGGCTCAACCGCGCTGCTGGTGGTCGCCGTGGGCTGGCCGAACCGTGCGCACCTGGCCGCCTTCCCCGACATCATCGGCGCCTATAGCGCCAAGGAGTACTGCTCCTGCCGCTACGTGAGCGGCAACCCGGCGGATTATTGTCAGGTCTATATCCAGCAATACATTCCGATCGACCTGCTGCACGACGAGCCGGCCACTCGGACGGTGACCGCCCGCGGCCTGGGGCGTACCCACAGCGCCAGCTGGCTCGGCCCGCGCGAGGGCTGCCGCCTGCTGGCTGAGGGGGAGAACCCACCCATGCCCTGAGCATGGCCCGTGCGTCAGGTCGCGCCGGCACGCTTTCGGTGCCGGCCTGGAGCGGTTATTGTCCTGCGCCGGTCTTCAAGCGAGAGGTTGCATGCACCAGCCCTTTACCCATCAGCTGTCCAGACGGTTGCCGCCGGCCGGGGGACGCTCTACCCCGCTGGGAGCGTCGGTCGCCGCCTCCGCAGGCGGAGGCCAATGATGCAGGGCGGTGCGGTCTTTCCCTGGCGGGGCGGCAATCGCCTCAGCCTGCTGGTCGATGGCGATGCGTTCTTCCCGCGCATGCTGGCGGCCATTGCCGAGGCCAGATGGCGGATCGACCTGGAGTTGTATTTGGTCAAGGATGGCCACTGCGCCGGCCTGCTGATCGATGCGCTGGTCGCCGCGGCGCAGCGCGGCGTGCAGGTGCGCTGCCTGTTCGATGGCTTCGGAGCGCTCGGATTCGGCGCTACCCTGCGCGCCCGGCTGACCGAGGCGGGCGTCGCCCTGGTGCTGTTCAATCCCCTGCGCTGGCGCTTTGGACTGCATAATCTGCATCGCGATCATCGCAAGATGCTGCTGGTGGACGATCGTTTGGGTTATATCGGCGGCACGGGAGCTACCGACGAGTTCTGGGATCCGCAGGACACAAGCGGTTTGTGGCATGAAGTCATGGTGGAAATCGCCGGTCCGCTGCTGGCCGACTGGCGGACGCTGTTCGATCACCAGTGGATGCTCTGCCATGAGTGGGGCCGCTGGCGCTCGCAGCGACCGCCGAAGCCGCCGCGCATCCCGCCAGTGCCGCTGCGCCGCGAGGGTTCCGGACGACTCGCCTATGCCGAGGCGAGCCAGCACCGCGACGTGCTGCAATCCCTGATCCGCAGCCTGCACCGCGCGAACCGGCGCATCTGGCTGGCCACTCCGTATTTCCTGCCGACCTGGAAGGTGCGCCGCGCCCTGCTCAAGGCGGCCCGGCGCGGGGTGGAGGTGCGCCTGCTGCTGGCTGGACGCAACACCGACCATCCGCCGGTGCGCTATGCCGGTCAGCGCTACTATCGCCGTCTGCTGCGGGCCGGCGTGCGCATCTTCGAATACCAGCCGCGCTTCCTGCACCTGAAGATGGTGCTGGTCGACGACTGGGTCAGTGTCGGCTCCTGCAATTTCGACCACTGGAACCTGCGCCTGAACCTGGAGGCCAATCTCGAAACGCGGGATCCGGCCTTCATCGCCGAAGTGGTCGAATGTTTCCTGGCCGATTTCCAGGTCAGCCACGAGGTGGACCGGCAACAATGGCAGGCCCGGCCCTGGTATCGCCGGCTGCGCCAGAGGCTGTGGGGCTGGCTGGACCGGCTGGTGGTCGATCTGCTGGATCGTGGCGGTTGAGTGGTCGACGGCCGGAAAGCGGCAGGGTAGGGTGGGGCTTCTTCGTCTCGTCCAGGAGTTACCCATGTCCGCCAAGAAGATCCTCATGCTGGTCGGCGACTACGCCGAAGACTACGAAACCATGGTGCCGTTCCAGGCGCTGCTGATGGTCGGCCATAGGGTGCATGCCGTGTGCCCGGGCAAGAGTGCCGGGCAGAGCGTGCGCACCGCCATTCACGATTTCGAGGGCGATCAGACCTACAGCGAAAAGCCGGGGCACAACTTCGCCCTGAATTTCGACTTTGAGCAGGTGCGCGCCGAGGATTACGACGCGCTGCTGATTCCGGGCGGCCGGGCGCCCGAATACCTGCGTCTCGACGAGCGCGTGCTGGAACTGGTGCGGGCCTTCGCCTCGGCGAACAAGCCGATCGCCGCCGTTTGCCATGGTGCCCAGCTGCTGGCGGCGGCCGGGGTGCTCGACGGGCGTTCGTGCAGTGCCTATCCGGCCTGCGCTCCGGAGGTGCGACTGGCGGGCGGCGAGTATGCGGATATTCCGCTGGATCAGGCGCATGTGGACGGCAATCTGGTCACGGCACCGGCCTGGCCGGCGCATCCGGCCTGGCTGGGCAGCTTCATCGCCCTGCTGGGTACCCGGATCGTCCACGAGGGCTAGGAACTTTCGCGGGTACCGGTCAGGCCGGTGCCCCAGTCTGGCGCCGCGGCACACTCGAATGCCTGGCCAACAGGTAACCTATGCCAGGTGTTGCATTTTTTTGGTGCGCAATGGATCTTGCCTGTGGGATATGAGGCTATTTTGGTGCATGCCTCTCCCGACTCTGCCATCCCTGTGTGCGATACGGCAAGCCGGACGGTGTGCCGGGATCGCTTGGGACGGTGAATATCGAAAGAACAGCAACACGGACGAGGAGCCGAATGGGCTCTTCAGCCGCTCCCGATTTGTCGCCGCTACCGTCGGCACATCTCCAAGCCATTGATAGGACTAGGAACTTGGCAACTGGCATGAGCT from Azotobacter salinestris carries:
- the sodB gene encoding superoxide dismutase [Fe] translates to MAFELPPLPYEKNALEPHISAETLEYHHGKHHNAYVVNLNNLIPGTEFEGKSLEEIVKTSSGGIFNNAAQVWNHTFYWNCMKPQGGGQPTGALADAINAAFGSFDKFKEEFTKVAIGTFGSGWAWLVKKADGSLALASTIGAGNPLTSGDTPLLTCDVWEHAYYIDYRNLRPKYVEAFWNLVNWDFVAANYAA
- a CDS encoding ATPase; protein product: MRNDSFDEVEHIPSLRTEIRDPALRHAVIEEKRPARRAGNGFLWTLIGALSLSLAGLGWWSQQRLALMEQQLVATQESFARISEDAALRIQNISGKVVAAESSVTSGSEALKLQIRQLESRLAEQDRRQQALQARQEEQDLRLGQLAGDLQKQQEVAMELVARLDGRLRQTDERLQVLAGEQATLKSLQVEQEQRLTERLSGLDGTVAALKEQQAGQEQQLATRLNGLDGQMTVLKKRADPAPAISRLEQELLVLRSELDNRPTPRSGVADTAEFDAFRAQTTRSFTTLQSQMRSLQQQLNRR
- a CDS encoding alkene reductase gives rise to the protein MSTLFDPIKIGDLQLPNRIVMAPLTRCRAEPGRVPGALMAEYYVQRASAGLIISEATSVCPMGVGYPDTPGIWSQEQIAGWRNVTQAVHAAGGRIVLQLWHVGRISDPLYLNGELPVAPSAIQPKGHVSLVRPMKGFETPRALETDEIPGIVEAYRKGAENARAAGFDGVEIHAANGYLLDQFLQDSTNRRSDRYGGSLENRARLLLEVTDAAISVWGVGRVGVHLAPRADLHDMGDANRAETFGYVARELGKRGIAFICTREKEDADSLTPQLKQAFGGVVIANERFTREQANRWLAEGKADAVAFGVPFIANPDLPARLAADAPLNEPHPETFYSSGPQGYLDYPTL
- a CDS encoding ArsR/SmtB family transcription factor gives rise to the protein MSDAFDEVYKALAHPVRRQILHWLKEPERYFPHQEHSLEFGVCAGQIDQRTGLSQSTVSAHLATLQRAGLVSVRKVGPWCFFRRNEAAIQAFLEQLHDAL
- a CDS encoding ACP phosphodiesterase, which translates into the protein MNYLAHLHLGGPQPADLLGSLYGDFVKGPLQGRWPADIEAAIRLHRRIDAFTDSHPIVCQARMRFPEARRRYAGILLDLFFDHCLARCWADYAQEPLPVFTARVYALLAGEAQLPGRLAELVPRMAQQDWLGSYRDFTVLERVLLGMQRRLSRPEGLDGALDELERLYEPLSDNFHAFYPQLQDFARRHRGEP
- a CDS encoding lysophospholipid acyltransferase family protein, with the translated sequence MKKFRFHIRLFRLLAVLLFGLAMAGWVTLLERLRRDDMMALRQRLTRRFLAQLAAALPFRLSLHGKVPDRPMLWVGNHVSWTDIPLLGGLVPLSFLSKAEVRSWPLAGWLTHKAGTLFIRRGAGDSGLVRSQLLRHLQHGHDLLIFPEGTTTDGHGLRTFHSRLLASALEAQVPVQPVAIRYLRDGAIDPVAPFIGDDDLVSHLLRLLRSERSEVEIHLLPPLDSQGLSRTELSRQAHTAIAQCLFGSTAALPVAA
- the olsB gene encoding L-ornithine N(alpha)-acyltransferase, with amino-acid sequence MTHGAITSERKTPERHLRAERLLGTHALREAQALRFRVFSTEFGAKLKGAELGLDMDDYDPHCSHIGVRDLGSGELVATTRLLDHQAAADLGRFYSEEEFRLHGLARLQGPLLEIGRTCVAPGYRSGATIAVLWSELAEVLNEGGYRYLMGCASIPMKDGGIQAQAVMQRLRERHLCTEQLRAEPRTPLPHLELPGNVTAELPPLLKAYMRLGAKVCGEPCWDPDFQVADVFILLKRDELCPRYARHFKAAV
- a CDS encoding MBL fold metallo-hydrolase; translation: MRREPHVLFDNGTHQCLLFDDLVRGEGVQTNQFLITDHGQYLLLDPGGDLTYTPLSLELSKRISLQELTYIFASHQDPDIISSLGKWLLHTKAKVLCSKLWARFLPHLTANYLAMSHGISTYDRIIALPDRGDSIALGRCQLKAVPAHFLHSVGNFQLYDPVSRILFSGDMGASLVDDAMPVRDFASHIPHMDAFHRRYMASNKVCRLWAGMVRNMKVDMIVPQHGRPFVGKEMIDAFLNWIEHLECGIDLLGPDDYQLPK
- a CDS encoding serine hydrolase domain-containing protein, with product MSAIGFSVRFLVAGLAAAVLAAGRAVAEDWPGADWARQPVARGPALEAFEAYAFPPRDEVERRGVRSDAVVVIRDGVLVYEHYAAPTTANTPHLVWSVSKSLLACLLGVAYGEGRFRLDDPALQYYPPLAGHPDLRMRHLLNWTSGLAWEEDYEYSPLKSSVIAMLYTRGHNDMARFVARHQADAGPGTRFSYSSGDSVLLAAALKGMLPAERHADYPWRALFEPLGITSAVWERDATGTFIGASYAYLSARDLARVGLLMLRDGRWGERRLLPADWVAFNRAPVPGYQPRGEGLVPGGHWWLNLPLARASRPWPNAPADTFAALGHWGQALYVLPAEKLVIVRFADDRDSSYRHNDFLRLVRAAFAVGEAP
- a CDS encoding amidase, producing the protein MRRRLVLLLGSTALLVVAVGWPNRAHLAAFPDIIGAYSAKEYCSCRYVSGNPADYCQVYIQQYIPIDLLHDEPATRTVTARGLGRTHSASWLGPREGCRLLAEGENPPMP
- a CDS encoding phospholipase D-like domain-containing protein, translating into MQGGAVFPWRGGNRLSLLVDGDAFFPRMLAAIAEARWRIDLELYLVKDGHCAGLLIDALVAAAQRGVQVRCLFDGFGALGFGATLRARLTEAGVALVLFNPLRWRFGLHNLHRDHRKMLLVDDRLGYIGGTGATDEFWDPQDTSGLWHEVMVEIAGPLLADWRTLFDHQWMLCHEWGRWRSQRPPKPPRIPPVPLRREGSGRLAYAEASQHRDVLQSLIRSLHRANRRIWLATPYFLPTWKVRRALLKAARRGVEVRLLLAGRNTDHPPVRYAGQRYYRRLLRAGVRIFEYQPRFLHLKMVLVDDWVSVGSCNFDHWNLRLNLEANLETRDPAFIAEVVECFLADFQVSHEVDRQQWQARPWYRRLRQRLWGWLDRLVVDLLDRGG
- a CDS encoding DJ-1/PfpI family protein; translation: MSAKKILMLVGDYAEDYETMVPFQALLMVGHRVHAVCPGKSAGQSVRTAIHDFEGDQTYSEKPGHNFALNFDFEQVRAEDYDALLIPGGRAPEYLRLDERVLELVRAFASANKPIAAVCHGAQLLAAAGVLDGRSCSAYPACAPEVRLAGGEYADIPLDQAHVDGNLVTAPAWPAHPAWLGSFIALLGTRIVHEG